The window caattttatccctaacgttgataaattagatcaatttcagacactattataaaatacagtcattttattctttattttgcaccaattgcatatcaattttgtaattttgcaccaattttactcctaacgttgataaattggatcaatttcagacactattattcatgaccaagaagacagtttgatgaattatttctcaaattgacccaatttatcaacgttaggggtaaaattgctcttggcttccaacattagggataaaattgtaccattttagacgttagggataaaattgctcctgacccaaaacattagaggtatttttgcactttaacccttatttttggactaattttttttaatcggatgaggggggggggggggggggggggagggcaaatgccccctttgacccccctacatccgcccctgATTGTACATAACAATTcaactctattttttttttattgtgctgattttttttttttaataataataagtaaacCTCAAAATCATAGTTAAAGGTAGGGGTGTTCAACGGTCGGTTCGgtctgaaaaccgaaccgaaccgaagtAACCGAATACCACCTAAAATGAAAATCGAACCTAACCGAATAATATTAACAAATCAAACCAAACCGAATATtttagtttggttcggtttgatCCTCGGTTTTatcaattattaaataaatcgttacttatttattaatttatttacttatttatcctattatCCTACTAGCAATACAATACAGTACactaatacagagatatataaattataattactaAACCAAGCAAActgatagtttattaaaaaaaaagttccaACAACACAACATTAAATATTACTAATGTTTACTATTTTATACTCCTATAATTTATAACCAAGTAAACTCGTAATAATGTAAAACATTAATAAAATTCCAGGGAACATTATCAATTATCTATAATTTGGTTTGGAATAGAACCAAACCGAAATAGTTTGGTTCGAtttgaaccgaaccgaattacAATTTGGTTCAGTTCGGTTTATAAAAATTACTCTTATTTAGTTCGGTtttatttggttcggtttggtttttgaACCGAACCAGACCATACTCACCCTAGATGATCTTGCCTTTTCGAACTATGAAAagtaattaaaatcaaaattaattaataacaaacaaaaacaatgatgaaaaataaaaaataaataatatgcgATAAATTACCTATCTCGAggcttaaattaattaataactctggAGACGGTGTCAATGGAGGCGTCGATTCCGACAGTGGCGTTCGACGAGCGAAGACGGTGGTCCGACCAGGAGGCTTTAAGGCGGCGGAGGAATTTGAATGGAAGATGTTGGACGGGTAGGGTTTGCGTAATGAAAGAAGAAGTTAATTGCATGGGTATTAGGTTTTTCACAAATAAATGCTATTTTTTTAAGTTGGGTTGGTGGGTTAATTGGGTGGGTTATTATAACCCAGCCCATGTaaatcaaataatttttttttgtaacccaTCAAACCCATGGAACCCACATATAACCCATTTATACATGTTCTATGGGTTGGATGGGTGGTAATAACCCATCCATATTTGAACACCCCTACTGTCATAGacacttagagcatctccaatagaggtgcctaaaagagtgccaaaacttactaaaatatagtattttattgtctctttcatccacatcatttttggtaacttttacttaaaaaatactCCAATAGAGGTTGCTTGAAAAGTTGACACTATAATtctacaaattattattttattataaataaaatgttccagattttattatttctaggagagtatattaaaaaataattaaacaaggttgccaagaggttgccaaaaattggcaacTTTCCTTGGCACCCACAATCACTCCAATAGTGGGCACCCTTTAAAAGTTGCCAAACTTGATGTCACATCAGCTGGCACTCTTTTGGgcaccctctattggagatgctcttacaaATCATTCATGTGAAGATGATGTCATCTATTTTACTTGAACGTTCCATTTAACTCTTAAAAGCTAAGGGCGTTTGTTTACATATTTTTCACTTTATGTTTGccttaggtgtttggttagacatttCTAAAgctgaaaagtagtttttttttttttacaaaaacatAGAATCTCTGCTGTTActtaaaacaattttttttttttttaaaaagcaaCCAGCAAACAGGAACATCAAGTAGCCAAACGGACTTTAAATCCGACTATTACGATTATATATTACTATAATAGTTTTAAGTAACATGATTTGAATAAGGgcttgtttggttcagctgttagctaatagctgtttgcagttgcagtaagctgttagctgttagctgttgctgttagttgtttgttattagctgtttaattactagtgtttggtaaaattatattgaactgttgctgttcggatttaaaatgtctaaaatggacatgttttaaattaatcaacgatgaaattataaaagagaaaatgtgaaaaatgccCATAAAATTACatttggctgccaacattaggggtataattgcaccattttagacgttaaagagTAAAATTGTTCCTAACTACaaatgttagggatatttttgcaccttatcctattataaaataagaaatgtgttacacaaattaataaaaataatctatataaaaaataaaaaaattattgaacgcaataaaaccttgttcttccggtaattatgttgtagaaatataaataatgttaaagaataaacatattttgtggaaataagaaggataattttgttaataacatataactacaaacagctgtttatgaaaagctccaaatacgagtttttcgtgaaacgctccagaacgctgcagtttccagagaaaatgctaaacgctgcagttatataaacctaaccaaacgctatatttcctgcagtttggagtgaaacgctaaacgcttattcgaaaagctgaaacaaacaccctctaagtatatatagtaaaactttcataaatttttttttggtaggaataaaactttcataaattaataatctctttaaaataataattttttttggtcccgacttggaccagttcaaaaaatgatcaattttaataaattaataacataataattttttggaacaatcctttataaatacattgttttattatctctataaattaatattttattaaatacaTATGtcaattatatatagatatatacttaggataatttaacaaaatatgactctatagtactttgttttttcttgaaatttaaatttagttgaatttcatctctaactattctcagtgcattcaaaaATTTGTCAAATAAAGAGTCGTtgatgctataattgcttcCTTTCTTGTGACTGGTTCCAAAGGTACCGAATCATCCATAGtttcatccccaacttcatcactctataaattaataattattagtttatcgattaattaatacagtagaacctcgataaatgaataccTTTgggaccaaaaaaaaatattcatttgacgattattattcattcatctaaatttttagactttttttttgtaattatatcattttgtaaATATACCACAAGTGTCCTCAAGAGAAGCTTTTCAAGCTATTGTCACTATACAAAATTACATGGTGCAACATGATCAAAATATTCTAAAAGTGGTGCATGCTTTACACAAAATCAAGGATCAGATGCATTTTGGGGGAGGAAAGAAACAATCAACTTTGGAGGCATTTTTCGAAAAAATATGACTTATTAATGTGTTTGAAAATTAGTCATTGGATGAAATGTATTCatgatatattatataaataaaaatatattatttgaaataTAGTGATTATTCATTTATATTTACATAGGGCCTATAAAGACTTCATTTGTATTTATTCGTTAATGCATTAAGCGAGGTTATTCGTTAAGCCCATTggaccaagttgggaccgaagaAATTTATTCATTAGACGAGGTTATTCAtttatcgaacattcatttatcgaggttctactgtatctctataaattaataaaatttcatggtcccaacattattaatttataaaggttttactgtacatCAACAATTCTGGTGACAGTGGCCGAAAAACGTGTAGAGAGTGTTGGTTTCAGTTTTTTGGAACAATGTTTAATGTTTCCCTCCAACCCGTATAAAATATGATGTTTGATTAAGTTTATACAACAACAACTTTTAGAAACAATAGTGGTTTAGAGTTTTtcacgaaaaacttatttttaaaaCTGTTCATAAACAACTGTATGTATTTATTTGATgttgataaaattatccttttaattttcacaaaaacacattttttttattattatcgaaaaaataaaattttacttcattcaataaataattattttaacatCAATACCAACAAGTTAAAAGCTGAATCAAATGGTAAAAtaaaaaagggataaggtatcaaaattggTCCGAGGTTTTtaaggaagtatcaatttaggctctacgtacaaaataacacaaatataagcttaacgtttaaaaaagagtaccGATTTAGACATTGATAATGAAACGTGAGACGCCATTCATATTTTCCAGAAGCGTTAGACCTATTTTAGtactttatttaaaaaaattgtgttATTTTATTGCGATAAAATCAGCTTTTGTAACCTTATTAATCATTACCCAACTGTATGTACATGATATTTCCGTGATTattaagggcccgtttgttttacctgctGTTTCCTATTACGGGTTGTTATTTGAAAAGACTATTTTTCTAAAAAGCAGAGATCCCATGATTTtataaaaaactacttttctGCTACAAAAGACAAGCACGGGACGTTtgatattctattgggatagggataaaggttgggatagggataaggataaatggttgagataatgataaaaatatgatagtcgagaattattattcaatgtttggtacgtgaGATAGGGAtgaggataaaataatacattttactattttaaccttatttaaactacataatattaatttgagtagacctggcaattttcgtgttcgtgtcgtgtcaggtTTTGGGTTCGTGTCAACACTTgaaacacgaacacgacacgaaaaATTTTCGTGTCACAAAATCAGAACACGAACACGGCCTGCTCTTGACACGGTAAACACGACACGACACGAATTTTTTACACAACCAATTAAATTGACACGACTTGACCTCCTAACACGACCTAACATGCTCAACAAGACCTATCTAACACGACTACACCTGGCAATTTCGTGTTCGTGTTGTATCAGGTTTCGAGTTTGTGTTATAAGGGTATATTTGTAATTAAATTTCGGGTCAGTTTCGTATTTTCGGgttgacacgaacacgacacgaaaattaacgtgtcatttcgtgtcgtgtcataaaaccctaaacactaacactaaaaaagcgtgtcgtgttcgtgtcgtgtcatcgggtcgtgtgtcgctttgccgggtctaaatttgagggataaaattgatttttccatcctattaaaatcgtaTGAGCTTAtcacacctccttataccacccctcctgggtataggatttgatgGATAAGAAGCTTATCCCTTATCCGTCACACTCTTCTATCTCCTTAACAAATAcaggataacttatctcgtattttttatccctatcccagctcctatatcccttctaacaaataCCGGACAGAAAACTTCTAAAACTCTTTCAAGAGTGAAAAGGTAAATAGGAGGCCGAAAAAAGCAACCAAACACCTCGGATATTGTTGATAAGCTTTTCAGTTTCCCGCCATTCTTCACTTGTTGATGATTTACATATTCAAATTAAGTTGGAGTGGTGAAGAGGTTTAAGTCGGATCTGAAGTTGAGTTTTTTCTGAAGAAGTTCGTTGCCTGGAGAGATAGGAAGAGGTCCAAATTTCTGCTAAACCCTATCCAAAAATGGTTACAACTTGGAATTCTGATCTTCCATTATGCAGAAACTGATACGAATTCAGAATTCAGAGCTGGATCATCTTTGTTCTTAGATgcttgatagctcccatttatatagggtttttaggattaatttagattgttttagtttagtctttagttaatttagatgttaatttgatagtttttagttaaaatatgtattttcctttatttatggcattttcggtattttcagggattttcaggactatttgagcatttctgaaccagacccaagccttgTGGAGCAATTCcggattattcagggaccgtcggagcacttttgggactcaccagggaccattagagcatattTCGAAAGCCCAGGGATCAAAATGGACAAAAACCAGAGTTCTGCCCCATTTTGgcacctgtctcggcgagacacaaaagtgtctcggcgagacagggcctgtctcggcgagacacttcctgtctcggcgagacgaggcggggaaaggcgcaaAAACGCCTTTCCCTTGCTGGAATCTCGAAATTAAGCCCTGGAAGCCTCTTTTTATTGTACGAAATGTCCATTGTACCCCCGGAGATACTAGGGTTTCGccctatctctataaatagggagctccTTTCAGTTTTACGGGACGGATTCAATAGGGAGCCGCCGTAATGTagaattttagctttttatttccttgctttctagattaggtttatttttagtatttatttctttcaagaacaattgatgggagaagcgctAGATCTTCTATTGTGTAATTGAATCAGACAAACGGGTTCTAGATTTCTTCTCTCTTAcccttttatcttttacttttataatctattgaagctctttttccattattcctattGTCCTTTCTCTATGATTGGTTTGtttatgaactaatccccatccaatctgggatggggatgagattgattatatgattatgtatgattagggatctagggtTTATATGATTGctattgattgattgatttatgcatgcttaatgccttgagACCGACAggagataggattatagatagatatgagACCGACAGGAGATTATCTAGTCTGAATTTGTATGAATTGACCTCGCTAggacactaggagtgcggcttcgtgCATGGGCTACGACTTTAGTCTTAATCACCatagaacctaatgctttgcatgacctaggttatattgcctaaccaagctATTAACCAAATGCATGTAAATAGGTTATATGGATCTTGATCACGTTCATATTTCTTGTTAGGGTGATTACCGTCAAATAGATACCAAAAATATAAACCTGAACCCCCTAAaatcatacataggatttaatcaaaggattcctcatccTAGATTGTACCTTCCATTAATTCACactctaccctgtcaattgctcaccttattttgttatctttattgctttcaattagttagttaattatcaaaaacccaaacatttatccaaccctttaaacaattagatcattctaggtagatttgctagttataatCAATAGtttttgtggttcgatctcgtgcttagcacaatattacttgttgcgataggatacacttgtcctattaaatgctatatattttacgagcatcaatgctatatattttacgagcatcaatgCTCGTTTAGATATTGAATTGAAGAACAAGCGTGTTCGACAAAATATCTGTGAGACATTATGCGTTTGTTTATCTACAATTTTCCCCCATTTTAGTTTCTATTACTAAGGAAATGATTTTCAAATACTTGTCCATGAATCTACATCCAATTCTCCCATTGGAGAGCAAATTTTCTGTTCAGAAAAACAGAGGAACTTCGTATGCAAAAGTACACTGCAGAAAAAACCTACCCAAAAACCTTCGTTCTCCTCGGCGTTCCAAGCTTCCTCCTGACTTTGGTGTTAATTTGTTCCTCAAAAAGCCATCCACTCGTATTCATCCCTCGCAATTGGATTCGATTCTAGATGatgaagaaggggagaatgtAGAAGAAGACAAATTTGAAGCAAAACATGGTAAAAATGGTGAGATTGTTTGGGAATCCGATGAAATTGAAGCTATTTCGTCTCTTTTCCAAGGAAGGATACCTCAAAAACCGGGCAAATTGGACAGAGAAAGACCTCTCCCTCTTCCACTTCCTTACAAGGTAAGACCCTTGGGACTTCCTTCTCCTAAACAATTCGTGAAAGATGTTTCTCCATGGATATCATCTTCTCGAGCATCTATATGTAAGCAAGTATACAAAAACCCTaggtttttgattagtttagcaAAGCAGATTAAATCCCTTAATCCAGATCAAGATGTCTCTTTGGTTCTAGATGATTGTGCTCGCTTCTTGCGTAAACGGTCTTTGTCGTTAACCATTAAAGAGTTGGGTCATATGGGTCTTCCTGAGCGAGCTTTGCAGACCTTCTGTTGGGCTCAGAAACAACCACACCTTTTCCCTGATGATCACATTTTGGCTTCCACTGTTGAAGTTCTGTCAAGGAATCAAGACTTGAAAATGCCACTGGATTTGCACAAGTTCACTTCTTTGGCGAGTCGGGGTGTGATTGAAGCAATGATTAGGGGCTTCATTAGAGGTGGAAGCTTAAGCCTAGCTTGGAAAATTCTCTTGGCTTCTCAGCACAACAGAAGAATGTTAGACCCCAGCATTTACACAAAGCTGATACTGGAGCTTGGAAAGAATCCGGATAAGCACACTCTTGTTGTAGAGCTGTTGGATCAACTTGGGGAAAGAGAAGAATTGAATTTAAACCATCAGGATTGCACTGCTGTAATGAAAGTTTGCATCAGGCTTCGAAAATTCGAGTTGGTGGAGAGTTTATTCATTTGGTTTAAACAATCTGGGCGTGAGCCAAATGTGGTTATGTATACTACTCTGATCCACAACCGTTATTGCGAAGAGAAGTATAGGGAAGCATTGGCTGTGGTTTGGGAAATGGAGGGTTCAAATTGTTTGTTTGATCTCACCGCTTATCGGGTTGTTATAAAGCTTTTTGTTGCCTTGAATGATCTCTCAAGGGCTGTGAGATATTTTGCAAAACTCAAAGAGGCAGGTTTCTCTCCAACATATGACATATATAAGGATTTGATTTCAATTTACATGGTTTCTGGGAGGCTGGCCAAGTGCAAGGAGATTGCCAAAGAAGCTGAGATGGCAGGATTCATTCTGGATGAACAAATGAGATCGCAGTTGTTGCTACTTGAAAGAGCAACATAGTCCGCTTTCTCGCACATGTAAATGCAACTATCCATATTCATGAACTGTAAGACTATTCATGTATCTTCATTTCAATAGAAAGTCTgatattattttgaaattaagctCTTTTTACTTTGTTTGAAGCTGGTAGATCAGATTGTTTGTTGTGAACACCTAGAGTAAACCTTTAACCATTAAATGTATGCATAAATTTAGAGATAAGGTACAAATTTAACCCTATGGTTATTGGTGGAGAACATAtttggattccatgtatacaaCCGTGCAATGTTTGCACTAACATTTTGTAGATGCTATTTCAGATTCCATTAATGGCATATCCAAAAGAAGTCAATTTCCATTAATTTGATTTCATGTTTGCACCATCTAAGAGCCCTATGGCTATTGTGGCCGAACAAAATTAGACTCCACCTATGAAACCATGCAAATTTAACACTAACGTTTGGTTCCACATGGACGACAGTGGAGTTTAGGTGGTGTAAATTTGGAACGAAATTAACAGTAAGGCTTCTATTGGATTTGCGATTAATCGTCTGAAATTGCTCCATATACAAAACGTTCATGCTGAATAACCATGGAATTTATTGGTTGTTGTACTGTGCGTGGATCTAAATCCATTCTCCCTGAATAACCAAGGAATTTTGTATTCTATCCCATAAATTTATTTGCAATAACTTTCTCATGAAATCAGTGGATTGAACATTGgtaaatttaaaataatgatATTAGAACTTCAATTAACATTTTGATCTGTCAACCTACATTGACAGAATACATCTATGGTACTAACATATGCTCTCATTGGCGGACAGAGGTTTCACCCTGGGACGGGGATGCTGCAATTGCACCCCCAAACAGACCCTCTTCCCTGGATCCGCCATTGTTAGCTCTCTCAATGAAATTTATTAAGTTTTTGAGATACAATAATTCACAGTCTGCTCCTTCCACTCATCATCTTCAATTCAAGATATGTTTCATAAAAGCTTACTTCTCCATTTGCTCTTACTGCCAACCCAATAATGCTTCTTGTACCGCAATTTCCCTGTAAAACCAGACAAACAATTAGAAACTTGATAAAGATGCCATTACTTTCGCATGTAATAGAACAAATCACATACCAGGGGAGTGTCTACTTGTACAAATATGGAGCTTAGGCTGTATTCCCAATCAAGAGAACAAATACCAGGCAACCTGCTTTTCTCAGCTTTAACTGTATCTCTCATTAGCTTCTTTATCATCTCTTTGATAGGTATTTCGCCGTCGCCATACTTATCAAGCTGATCCTTAAAATTCAGCTTCAAACGCTGTGCCTGAATGAAAGGACAAAAGATGAATACCGTTGTGCCTGTAATGGGTTTccagagaagaaagaattgtTCTGTAAATTGTAACCTTAGGCCAGGGAAAGTCGAGCTTTGCATTGGAAAGAACATGAATGCCAGGGGAAACCTCTTGAATGTCAATGGCTTCACCTTTTGGTCTGTTGGAGATGTATACCATGGTGTTGGATGAAATATCAGCCAATATCAAGTTAAATCCATTGTACTGATGAGCCTCTTTCACCAGTGTTCCTGCAAATTCTTTTGGACTCTTCGAACTCTATCATGTTGCAGAGAAAACAATAAGTCAATAACATAAAAATGGGATTAAGGTACAATTCTGCTcctattgtttttcttttagaGTGTGCTATTTAGCTGTTCGAAGGGTTACGATATTGCTCTCAATGTGTAAACACAAAACCAGTATTACCATTTATATGTAGATAGTGGCAGACGGAGGGGAGTGCACGTTGTCTGTTGCACTCCCGGCCAGTGGAATCTGTCCTAGAAGGGCCTCAATATTGCTCTCAATATGTAAACACTATACCAATCATTACCATTTATATAAGGGAGGGGAGTGCACGGTCCGTTGTATTGGCATTTTGAAATATGAGAGGTTAATATCTTCTAGAAGTGAAATATGAGAGGTTAATATCTTCTAGAGGTTAATTTTTAAGGTAATATGAAAGAATTTATGCTTTCTGAATTTAGAGTTTTTTTCTGGGAATTACCTGCAAAATGGTTCACTGGAATCCACCCTAGGAGGGATGGTTCCAGGCGTCCCTCCCCTTGAAAAGAGTATGGGAATGCTGCAAAATCTGCAATTGCATTGCACCCCAGACCCTCTTCCCTTGCTCTGCCATTGTATGTTGAGAGGGATATATGTCCGCTCAGACTGTTAAGAGATGCTATTTACCTCCAAGAAATGAACAGGAAGTTCTCCTCTGCTTTTTGCCTCGGGAAGGCTATGGAGCTCCAAAACATTGGTAAGAGAAGCTACTCTGCCAGACCTTGAACAGGCCAACCATGTTCCTCCTGCTACACTATCTTTCCCTCCTAATATGTCACAGCCATCCCACCATGCCACTGCTTCTGATGGCCTGTACACAGCGGAGCCAGAACAAAATACTCGGGGGCTTAATAGACGAAATATGTTAAAAACTACAGAATGTTTTTCACTACCCATCAGCAACAAATATTTTCATCACAGATTCTATATAAAGTGATATTACAGACGGAATTGATACATTTAGCAATGAAATTCCATCGCTAATTCAAAGGAATTGTGCATGGATGCATTCTTTTTAAACCGTTTTTCAGAACCCATAATTGCAAAACTTGCCTGTTGTGATATTCATCTCTGTTTTGCAGGAGAAGCAAAGGATAGAGGGGGTGAGCCTGCCAAACAAATGCAGCTATGCACATTTTCTCAACACAAATCAATCTCTGGAAAATGTTACAAAGAAATGAACTTTGTTATAAAGAGAAAAAGGTTAGTGACATGACAACAACTGTTTTTGCAGGTCTTTCTCTTTAATGCTGCCTACTATATCTAGTAATTAATCTCAAAAgggaatttatttaaaataatctGCTAATTTTTGCTAGAAAACTATCTGAACATTCAGTAGAAGTACAGCAAAACAATGGCTACTGACCTGATATAGGAAAGGTTGAAGCTTGATCTCTGTGGTTTTATAGCAAAATGGTCGGGTAAACTACAGTCATGGCCCTCTCACCTTAGGCTTTACTTATCTTCAAAACCGGAcataaaaattctaaactcgCCTTTTACTAACATAAAAGACCTTAACCTTTAATCATTTCAATAGTAGGTAACCCTCTCTTGCAGAGCTGATgaaaatgatattctaagaaaaTTTAATACTTGAACCTTTTGATTTTTAGGTcgtttatgtgttgtttggttaggagagagaaagttgtGAAAATGgtgatttggaaaataaaaaacggTGGTTACatgagaattttttttctaaacaactttaattttttgaattttctattttgaggtcgtcatccgtcattttgaagtcgttttatttttataaaaggcTTTTATGTTAGAAAAAAGCAAAGTTTAGGGATTTTTTTTCATGTCCGATTTTGAATGTAAGGGCCATAAAGAAAGTAAGATCTAATTGAGGGGGCATGAGTATAATTTACCCCAACATGGTGGGCTATTGGGTTTGCTAAAAAGATTGTAAAGTTTCTAGATTTTATCCATAATCATTTCCAGTAGGTCCTTATAATTTAAGAACTTGAATATTGTAAATTTATGGTATGACTAAAATTTGCAAAATGagataaagaagaaaaagattaTCTATCTTGTATGATTGATCATTTATTAAAGCTACAAttgtagtattttttttaaagcagCTTTCCGAGTTTTCTCAGCTTTTAAGGAATGTTGTTTTGCATTTACCAAACACTGCTTTTAGCTGTGAAAATTGCTTTTATGGT of the Euphorbia lathyris chromosome 7, ddEupLath1.1, whole genome shotgun sequence genome contains:
- the LOC136201220 gene encoding pentatricopeptide repeat-containing protein At2g01860-like → MIFKYLSMNLHPILPLESKFSVQKNRGTSYAKVHCRKNLPKNLRSPRRSKLPPDFGVNLFLKKPSTRIHPSQLDSILDDEEGENVEEDKFEAKHGKNGEIVWESDEIEAISSLFQGRIPQKPGKLDRERPLPLPLPYKVRPLGLPSPKQFVKDVSPWISSSRASICKQVYKNPRFLISLAKQIKSLNPDQDVSLVLDDCARFLRKRSLSLTIKELGHMGLPERALQTFCWAQKQPHLFPDDHILASTVEVLSRNQDLKMPLDLHKFTSLASRGVIEAMIRGFIRGGSLSLAWKILLASQHNRRMLDPSIYTKLILELGKNPDKHTLVVELLDQLGEREELNLNHQDCTAVMKVCIRLRKFELVESLFIWFKQSGREPNVVMYTTLIHNRYCEEKYREALAVVWEMEGSNCLFDLTAYRVVIKLFVALNDLSRAVRYFAKLKEAGFSPTYDIYKDLISIYMVSGRLAKCKEIAKEAEMAGFILDEQMRSQLLLLERAT